The following is a genomic window from Hymenobacter sp. APR13.
CTCGCGCGCCACGCCGTTTGGGGTGGGGCTGGAGGCGCGGCAGTGGGGCGCGCAGGGCAGCTTGTACGTGCCCGGCCTGGGCAAGCACCACAGTTTGCGCCTGCGCGCCGGCTACCAGAGCCAGCAGCAGCAACAATACCAGTTTGCCTCGGCCATCAGCTTCCCCCGCGGCGAAAACTACGTGAGCTTCGACCGGATGCGCGCCGCCTCGCTGGACTACGCTATGCCGCTGGCGTTTCCGCACTGGTCGGTGGGGCGGCTGCTGTACGTGCAGCGGCTGCGGGCCACCGGGTTTCTGGATGTGGCCCAGGGCCGCAGCACCGGCGTGTCGGGCCGCGGCAACTACCGCAATGTGGGTTTCGACGTGGCGGCGCTGTTCAACGTGCTGCGCCTGCGTACGCCGCTGGAAGCCGGCGTGCGGCTGGTGGTAGATACCTACACCAACGATTTGGTATTCGAGCCGCTGGCGTTTAGTATTCGGTTGTAGAAGAGAGGCTTAGGGTAAATGCCGGAATCTTGGTGCCGGCTGCCAGACACTTAGGCGGAATTATTGCTGGGGTGTTTTAGAAGTTATCGACCGTTTTTTATCCCGTTTAACCCATTTGTGGAGGCCAGGCCAGCCGCGCTGCATCCTCCGCAACTTGGGTTGATTAACCCAACCCGTCTATGCCCTTATCCTTACCCCGCCTGCTTTCGGTCGCCTGCCTGTCACTGGGGGCGCTGGCTGCTTTCACTGCTTTCCAGGAAGCCGATCCGATGATGCAGCGCCTGGCCACCCGCCTGCAGGCCTACTACACCGAAGCGCACCCCGAAATCAGCTACCTGCACCTCAACCAGGCGGCATACGCGGCTGGTGAAACGCTGTGGTTCAAGGCGTATGTCGTGGACGGCAGCACGCACCAGCCCGACTCGCTGAGCCGAGTGCTCTATGTGGATATGATAAGTCCCTCGGGGAAGGAGGTGGCGTTGCGCCGCACGTTGGCGCTGCGCGGCGGGCAGGCCCACGGCGACATCCAGCTACCCGACTCGCTGCCCCAGGGCATCTACACGCTGCGGGCTTACACCAGCTGGATGCGCAACAGCGGCGAAGAGTTGTTTTTCTCGCGGCGGGTGCCGGTGTGGCAGGCTACGTCTTCCTCGCGGGTCAATAGCAGGCTGATAGCCAAGGAAATGAGTGCTGCCCGCCGGGAAACTGCCTCTGCCTCCCGCCCCGACGTGCAGTTCTTCCCGGAAGGCGGCGACTACGTGGCGGGCCTGCCCACGGTGGTAGGGGTGAAGGCCCTGGATGCCACCGGCACCGGGCTGGCCGTGCGCGGTACCATTCTCGACGACCAGAATCAGCCGCAGGCCACCTTCACTACCTCCGCCCTGGGCATGACGGCGCTTACGTTTACGCCTACCGCGGGGCGCCGCTACCTTGCCCGCGTAACGCTGCCCGGCGGCGTTACTGCCGACTATCCGCTACCCGCGGTGCGGCCCGACGGCTGGGTGCTGAATGTGCGCGACGCCGGCCCCAATTTGCAGGTGTTTATCCGGTACCAGCCGCCGCAAGGCCGGGCTGTGGCGCCGGTCAGGCTGCGGCTGCTGGGCCACGTGCGCGGTGCCGTAGTGTACACCGGTGCCGGCCAGATCCAGGGGCCGGAAACCTTTATGGCCACCGTATCCAAAGCGGGGCTGCCGGCCGGCATCGTGCACTTCACCCTCTTCGACGACCAGCAGATTGCCCGGGCCGAGCGTCTGGCGTTTGTGCCCGATCCGGCGCCGTTGCGCATCAGCCTACAACCCGAAAAAACCACCTACGGCCTGCGCGAAGTGGTATCGATGGCGGTAGACGTGCGTACGGCCGAAGGCCAGCCCGTTGCGGCCGAGCTGTCGGCGTCGGTGGTGGCGGTGGCGGAGGGCCTGCCAGCTACCGGCACCACCGACGCTGATGTGGAGTCACATTTGCTGCTGACCTCGGAGCTGAAAGGCTACGTGGAAAATCCCGGCTACTACTTCCGCCAGCCTACGCCCGAAACGCGACGGGCGCTTGACCACCTGCTGCTCACGCAGGGCTGGAGCCGCTTTGTGTGGGGGAAGCTGCTGGCCTCTGATGCGTCGCCGGCCGCTGCCTACCAGTTTCTGCCCGAGCAGACTCTGACGCTGAGTGGCCAGCTGATGCGCCTCAATGAAAAGCCGGTGTCCAATGGTGCCCTCACGCTGTTCCAGGGAGCCAGCAAAGGCGTAACCGTCGGGCAAACCGATGCCACCGGCCGGTTTACGTTCACCGGCTTTTCGGGCCAGGATTCCAGCCGGGTGCTGGTGCAGGCCCGCACCGAAAAGGGTGGGTCCAATGTAATGGTGAAGCTGGACAAGCTGTGGCCGCTGCCGGCGAAGGCAACGCCGCTGCCGCTGCTGGCCTCGGCCGCCGCCCTGCCGTCGGAGGTGGGCGTGTATGCCCAGCGCAGCCGCCGCCAGCAGGTGCTGGAGCAGCAGTATCGTCCCGATTCCAGCCGCAGCATTGTGCTGCGCAACGTGACCGTGAAAGGCAGCCGCCCCACCCCGCCCCGGCACGACCCCCGCTCGATCCATCTGAGCGCCGATGTCGTGCTGCGTACGCGCGACATTCCGGCTGCCGACAATGCCACCGACATTTTTCAGCTGCTGCAGGGGCGGGTATCAGGCGTAGATATATTCCGCACCGATAGCGCTAATCTCTTGCAAGTGCGGATCCGGGGCATTTCCAGCATTACCGGTGGAAGTGGACCATTGCTGCTGCTCGATGGTATTCCGCTACCCAATACGCAAAGCCTGCAGGGTATTCCGCCGTCGATGGTCGAACGGATCGAAGTACTGAAAGGTCCTTCAGCAGCCATCTACGGGATGCGTGGAATGGGTGGCGTGATTGCCGTATTCACCAAGCACGGCAACCCCGATTACGACTACAGCCATGAAAAAAGCAACGAAAGCGTGGTGGTGTATCAGCTGCCGGCCTACTACCGGCCCCGCGAGTTCTATGCGCCCGGCTACGAGAAAGCGTCGGCCGCCAACCGCCCCGACCCGCGGGCGACCACGCTGCACTGGCTGCCGCGCCTGCCAGTGCCGGCTACCGGCCCGGCCCGCTTTACGTTCTACACCGCCGACGAGCCCGGCACGTTCCGCGTGCGGGTGGAAGGCATCGGGGCCACTGGCCAGCCCGTGACGGGCAGTGCTGTGCTAGTGGTGGCCGACCGGTAGCTACTGGGGGCCTCCCCTCATGCATGCGCCCGGCCATCGGCGCCGGGCTGGGGGACTACCGCCGCTGGCGTTCAGCATTCGGTTGTAACACAGAGCGCTTTCATAAAATTGCCATACTTCTTGTGCTTGGCTGTATATACTTCAGCTAGCTTGTTGCAAAGCAGTTTATGGCTTCTTTACTTTTTAACAACATTCTCTATAGCCATACCAATATGCCATCTTTCTCTTTTCGTCTATTTCAGGCCGCTTGTTTGCCAGTGGGCGCTTTTGCAGTGTTTTCTGCCTTCCAGAATCCTGATCCGGCCATACAGCGTCTAGCTACCCGACTTCAATACTTCTATACTGAAGCACAACCCGAAATCAGCTACCTGCATCTCAACCAGGCGGCTTACGTGGCCGGCGAAACTGTGTGGTTCAAGGCCTATGTGGCCGATGCCAACTCGCATCAGCTTGACTCGTTGAGCCGGGTGCTGTACGTGGATGTGGTGAGCCCTTCAGGACGGCGGGTGCTGCTGCGCCGCACGTTGGCGTTGCGCGGCGGCCTTGCCCACGGCGACTTGGCTTTGCCTGATACCTTGGCGCAAGGCGTATACACGGTGCGCGCCTACACTCATTGGATGCGCAACGCTGGTGAGCAGTTATTTTTCTCGCGCCGCGTGCCCGTGTGGCAGACAGCACCCGCCGCACCTGACGCAGCGGCCAGTGCTTCAGTTGGCACAGCGGTACATGCCCGGCGTGAGGTGGCTCGCCCGGTGGCTTCGTCCCGGCCCGACGTGCAGTTTTTCCCAGAAGGTGGCGATTATGTGGCGGGCCTGTCCACAGTTGTTGGAGTGAAGGCAGTGGATGCCACCGGTGCCGGCTTAGCCGTGCGGGGCGAAATCCTCGACGACCAGAACCAAGTCCAGGGCAGCTTCAGCACGCCGGCATTAGGGATGAGTGCTTTCAGCTTCAGTCCTGCTGCCGGCCGCCGCTATCATGCCCGGGTGGTGCTGCCCAATGGCACTGCGGCCGACTATCCGCTGCCAGCCGTGCAGCCGGCTGGCTGGGTGATGAACGTACGTGAAATCGGCAATACCCTACGGGTGTTAATCCGGCATCGGGCGGCGGCTGGGGCCGCAGCCGGGCCCCAGGCGCTACGGCTGCTGGCCCACGTGCGTGGGGTGCTGGTATATGCCGGCCAGGGCCAGATCAATGGCGACGAAATATTTTCGGCCACCTTGTCTAAGGACAAGCTGCCGGCTGGCGTATTGCACCTCACGTTGTTTGATGAGCAGCAGATTGCCCGTGCTGAGCGACTGGCTTTTGTGCCTGATCCGAATCCCCTGCGCGTGGCTGTGCGCTCTGACCGGCCCAGCTATGGCGCCCGTGAGGCTGTGACGCTGGAGGTGGAAGTGCGTAATGCCGCCGGCCTGCCCACTGGCGCCGAACTATCGGTGGCCGTGGCGGATGAGGCCGGTCTGCCGGCCACTGGCACCACGGATGCTACCATTGAGTCGCACCTGTTGCTGACCTCAGAGCTGAAAGGCTATGTGGAAAATCCCGGCTATTACTTCCGCCAGCCCACGCCCGACACCCGGCTTGCCCTCGACTACCTGCTGCTTACGCAGGGCTGGAGCCGCTTTGTATGGCGTGAGCTGCTGGCCTCTGATACGTCGCCGGCCGCCGCCTACCGCTTTCTGCCCGAACAAACCCTGACGCTGGGCGGCCGGTTGGTACGCACCAACGGCAAACCCGTACCCAATGGCACCCTGACTCTGTATCAGCAAGCCAACAAAAGCGTTAATGTTAGTCAGGCCAATGATGCAGGCCGGTTTCTGTACCAGGGATTTTCCGGGCAGGACTCCGCCAAGGTGCTCCTGCAGGCCCGCACCGAGAAAGGCAGCAACAATATATTGATTCAACTTGATGAGCTGTGGCCGCTGCCTGCCACACCGTTGCCGCTGCCGTTGCAGGTGCTGCCTGCCGCCACGCCCGAACTGGCTGCCTACAGCCAGCGCAGCCGCCGCCAGCAGGTTCTGGAGCGGCAGTACCTGCCCGATTCCACCCGTAGCATTCTGTTGCGCAACGTCACGGTGAAGAGCCGCGCAACCCCGCCGGAACAGTCTGTCTTTTCACTTCACAGTAACGCTGACTACGTGCTGAATCTGAGTGATATTCCATCGACTGCAGCTTTTTCCGACATCTTCCAACTATTACAGGGGCGCGTGTCCGGCTTGCAGATAACCCGCTCCAACTCGTCCTACAATGTTATGATCCGGGGTGCCTCCAGTATCACTGGCAGCAGCCAGCCGCTCTATCTGCTTGACGGTATGCCGATTTCTGATGCGGAAGGACTGATGGGTGTCGCCCCCGTCACGGTGGAGCGCATTGAAGTACTGAAAGGAGCCTCGGCGGCCATCTACGGTAGCCGGGGAGCAGGAGGAGTTATTGCCGTATTCACCAAGCGCGGCAACTTCAACTACGACTACAGCAAGGAGCCTGCTGCCGGCGTGGCAGTGCGCCAGCTGCCAGCCTATCACCGTGCCCGCGAATTCTACGCACCCCGCTACGAGCAGGCTTCGGCAGCCAACCGTCCCGACCCGCGGGCCACTACGCTCTATTGGCTGCCACGCTTGTCCGTGCCGGCCTCGGGCACAGCGCGCTTCACCTTCTACACCGCCGACCAGGGGGGTACGTTCCGCGTCAGCGCCGAAGGAATCGGGGCCACCGGCCAGCCAGCGCTGGGCAGCACCTCGCTCACCGTCTCGGCCCGATAAAAAGGCAGAAGCGTTATTTCCGGAATGGGTGCCCGTTCAGGGCCAGCCGCTCAGTTAGCTCTACAGCGCGCCGGGCCCGGGTTTCAGCCTGCCTGGCGCTGGCTACGTGGCGGGCCATGGCGCGGCGCATGCTGCCCGAGTGCCTAGCGAAGCTGGCTTCCGCTTCGGGCCAGGCTTCCAGGGCTTCGGCCAGCTCGGCGGGCAGTTCCACGTAGTCGGGTTGCGGGTCGGGGGCGAGGGTGATGGTGAGGTGCTGGCCCAGCTGGATGCCGGCGGCGCTGCACAGGTCTTTGCTGAACATCAGATAGCGGCCGCCGCCGGGTAGCGGGAGCAGCCCCAGCCGTACGGCGTGACCATTCACGGTGCCCGTTACGCGCTTCGTGGCCTTGCCGCCCAGCACCTCCAGCACCAGTGGCGGTACTACCACTATCTGGGTGGGCATGAAGCTGGGGCCGCCGGGCTCCAGTTGCGCCTGAAAGGTGTGCGTCGGTTCCATGCAGGCAAAATAGCTAGCGGAACGGTGCGAGCAGCAATGTGCTTTTAACCCTGCTAAGTACAACGGGCCGCCTAAAAAAATATCCGTACTGCGGAACTATTACCGCATATTCTGGCACAACTCTTGGGATTTGGAACGACACCTCTCTTATATCCTGTCTTTATGCTGATAAAACGCATCTTGGTTACGCTCCTTGCTTCCGCTACGCTCTTTACCGTTGCCTGCCACAAAGACCAAGACGACCAGCCTCAACCCGCCGCAACGGTGCAGGCGGCTACGCTCAACATGACGTTTCACTACGCCAGCCCCGACGAAACGCGCGGCATCAACCACCTCGCCGACAAACCCCGCGGCCAGCAGTTCGCCGACCGGCTCGTGGTGACGTTCAGCAACAGCCAAACTAGCCCTACCGACCAGTTGGAATTCACGATTGCCAAAAGTCGCCAGAAGTCTGGCTTGGCCGGCACCTACGCGCTGGCCTCGCAGCCCGACCTCGGCGCGGGCGACGTGCAGGTCCGCTACCTGCGGCATACTCCCAGCAGTGCCGCCACCGAAAACCTGGCAACCGGCAACACGCACCGCCTCACGGGCTCCTTTATCATCAGCAGCTACGATGCAAACCGCCAGCTCATCAGCGGCAGCTACACCGTGGAAGCGGCCGACAGCAAAGACCCGTTCACGTTCCTGACCACTGGCGTCGATAACCGCCGCTCCGGCGATTTGCGCGTCTATGGCACCTTCACGGAGGTGCCGCTGCGGTAAGCTCTCATTCCGACTCAGGAGGAATCCGGGGAACAGGTGCGCAAACCGATTTACTTGGATTCCTGTCTGGCCGCAATAACAGACGAGTTGCCTAAACTTTGATTCCGGCGGATTTGGCCCCAACTTGCCTATGCTGCGGCCTCGGCGGCGGCGTTTCACCCTGGAATCCGACTCATGCTCAAAATCAACAAGCAGGACGCCCTCGACTACCATTCCCAAAGCCCCGCCGGCAAGATTGAGGTAGTGCCCACCAAGCCCGTCAGCACCCAGCTGGATTTGGCGCTGGCCTACTCGCCGGGCGTAGCCGAGCCCTGCCTGGCCATTGCCCAGAACCCCGACGACGTGTATAAATACACCGCCAAGGGCAACCTGGTGGCCGTTATCAGCAACGGCACGGCCGTGCTGGGCCTCGGCAACATCGGGCCGGCCGCCAGTAAGCCGGTGATGGAAGGCAAGGGCGTACTGTTCAAGAAATTTGCGGGCATCGACTGCTTCGACATCGAAATCGACGCCACCGACCCCGACGAGTTCATCCGCATCGTGAAGGCCCTGGAGCCTACGTTCGGCGGTATTAACCTGGAGGACATCAAGGCCCCGGAGTGCTTCCGCATCGAGACCGAGCTGCGCGACAAGATGAACATCCCGCTCATGCACGACGATCAGCATGGCACGGCTATCATTTCGTCGGCGGCGCTGCTCAACGGCTTGGAGGTGGTAGGCAAGCGCATCGAGGACATCAAGCTGGTGGTGAGCGGCGCGGGTGCGGCGGCCATCAGCTGCCTGCGCCTGTACCTGGCGCTGGGCCTCCAACTGGAAAACGTGGTGGTGTTCGACAAGGACGGCGTCATCAACGCCAGCCGCACCGACCTGGCGCCGCTGCAGATGCACTTCGCCACCAGCCGCCCCGTCAGCACGCTGGCCGAGGCCATGGAAGGCGCCGACGTGTTCCTGGGCCTTTCGGCGGCCAACGTGCTGCCCGCCGAGCTGCTGCTGAAGATGGCTGACAACCCCATCGTATTCGCGCTGGCCAACCCCACGCCCGAAATTGCCTACGAGCTGGCCCTGGCTACCCGCCCCGACCTGATTATGGCCACCGGCCGCTCTGACCATCCCAACCAGGTAAATAACGTACTCGGCTTCCCCTATATTTTCCGGGGGGCGCTGGACGTGCGGGCCACCGAAATCAACGAGGCCATGAAGCTGGCCGCCGTGCGCGCCCTTTCCGACCTGGCCAAGGAGCCCGTGCCGGACATGGTAAACCGCGCCTACGGCGACAACACGCTGGCCTTCGGCCGCACCTACCTCATTCCCAAGCCCCTCGACCCGCGCCTCATCACGACGGTGAGCCCGGCCGTGGCCCGCGCCGCCATGGAAAGCGGCTCGGCCCGCCGCAACATCGAGGACTGGACCGCCTATGAAGACGAGTTGCGCGGCCGCCTCGGCGTAAATCAGAAGCTGATGAACCGCATCACGTCGGCGGCCCGCGCCAACCCCAAGCGCGTGGTGTTTGCCGAAGCCGACAACTACAAGATCCTCAAAGCGGCCCAGATTCTGTTTGATGAGGGCATTGCGGTGCCCATCCTGCTCGGCAACCGCAAAAAGCTGGAAACCATTGCCCAAGCCAACAACTTGGACCTGCACGGCTGCCAGATCATTGATATTCTGGAGGAAGACGCCAAGCGTGAAGAGTACGCCAACCTGCTCTACCAGAAGCGGCAGCGCCGCGGCATCACGCTCTACGAAGGCCGCCGCCTGCTGCGCGAGCGGAACTACTACGGCTCGATGATGTTGGAAACCGGCGAGGCAGATGCCTTCATCACCGGCCTCACCAAAGACTACGGCAAGAGTATTGTGCCCTCGCTGCAGGTGATTGGGGTGGAAGAAGGCGTGAAGCGCGTGGCCTCCATGTACATCATCCAGCACAAGAAAGGCCCGTTCTTCTTCGCCGATACCACCGTCAACATCGACCCCACGGCCGAGGAAATGGTGGACATCATCGGCCTCACGGCCGAGGCCGTACGCTTCTTCGACGCCGAGCCGCGGGTGGCCGTTATCAGCTACTCCAACTTCGGTTCCAACCCCGGCGAGCTGCCCGACAAGGCCCGCCGCGCCACCGAGCTGGCCAAAAAGCGCTACCCCGAGCTGATTCTGGACGGTGAGATGCAGGCCAACACGGCCCTCAACCCCGACCTGCTGCGCGAGCAGTACCCGTTCTCGGAGCTGGCCGAAAAGGGCGGCGCCAACACGCTCATCTTCCCGAACGTGATTAGCGGCAACATTGCCTACAAAGTGCTCCAGGAAATCGGGGGTGCCGAGGTAATCGGGCCGGTGCTGATGGGCATGCGCAAGCCGGTGCACATTCTGCAGCTGGGTGCCTCCGTCCGCGAAATCGTGAACATGGCCTCCATTGCCGTCGTCGACGCCCAGCAAAGCCAGACCAACCGCGGCTTGTAGCCGGGTTGTTGGCGTGCTGAAGCCAGATAAGTAAAAGAATAGCAACAGATTGCTTAAGGTCTGTAGAACGTCATGCTGAACTTGCCAGAGCGAGCCCGCATGACGTTCTTTTGTCCTGCCGGGCTTCGCACTTGCCGCCAGTTTTCCGCCTTCCTGCAGGACGCCGCAACGCGTAATTTATTCCGCCAATAATGCCATCAGTTGCGGGATAGAAAACCCAGCTGCTGGTGTTGCCCTACCACCTAAGTTCCCCAGCTTCTACGCTCCACATATGATTGCCTACATCGAAGGAAAGCTCGCTTACAAAGACCACGCCCAAGCCATTCTCGACGTGAGCGGCATCGGCTACGAGGTGCGCATTTCGCTCAGCACGTTCAGCAAGCTGCCCGCCGAGGGCGACAAGGCCAAGCTCTACACCTTCCAGCACATCAAGGAAGACGCCCACACGCTCTACGGCTTCCTCGACCCCAGCGAGAAAGCGCTGTTCATGCAGCTGATTTCGGTGTCGGGCATCGGGCCGGGCACGGGCATCGTGATGGTGAGCAGCATGAGCGTGGGCGAAATCCGCCAGGCCATCGTGAACGAGGACGTGCGCGCCATCCAGAGCATCAAAGGCGTGGGCCCCAAAACGGCGCAGCGCGTGATTCTGGAGCTGCGCGACAAGCTGCGCAAAGACGAGCTGCTGGCCAAAGCCGGAGTAGATACCGTACCGCTGGCCCGGGCACACAATACCAGCCGCAGTGAGGCGTTGTCGGCTTTAGTGACGCTGGGCTTTGCCCGCGCCGCCGCCGAGAAGAATCTTGACCAGATTCAGAAGCGCTATGGCAACGACCTGAGCGTGGAGGAATTGATTAAGTTTGCTCTTAAGTCCAATTAAGTATTGAGTAGTTAGTATGGAGTATGAAGTAGTGAGTGTAGAGTAGGGAATACAGAGTACGGAGCCTGGCTGTTGCCTGCTCTGCTTTCGCCAGCTACCCTTGCTTCATACTCTCTACTTGATACTCAATTCTTAACGCCACCTGCATCCTTTTTTATTTGTAGCACTTGAACTCCGGTAAGAAGTCCCTCACTGCCTCCGTTGCTGTTGTTTTCGCGTCGTTGCTGGGTGCTTGGTGGTCGCAGGCCGAAACTGCCGGGTCGGCCGCTTTTTCGCTGCGCCAGCTATGGGCGTGGCTCCCCGAAACCAGCGAGGCCCGGCCCTGGCTGATGCCCGGGCCCGATACGCCGCGCACGGCCCTGCCCGACACCAGCCGCTACCGTTCCAGCCGCCGGCCCCGCGTGGCGCCTTCCGACAGGGTGGGCACGCCGTTTTCGCCGCAGCGCCGCCGCTCGCCGCTGGTGCTGCCCCTGCCCGGCAACGTGCAGCAGGTCATCACGCCCGACGACAGCCTGCAGTATTTTGATGTGGAGGAGCGGATTGGGGAGGACGTGGACTTCCGCGACCCCAGCCGCCTTACCTTCAAGGAGTACTCGCGCTGGCAGCAACAACAGGCTGTACGAGACTACTTCCGAAATCGTTCGGCCGGGGGCGTCGTTGGCGACTCCGGCTCGGCCGCCTCGCGCCGCCTGATCCCCAAGATTTACCTCGGCCCCATGGCCGACCGTATCTTCGGTGGCTCCTACGTCGACATCCGGCCGGCCGGCGCAGTCACTATCCGGATGGGGGCGCGCTTCAACCGCAACCAAAACCCCACGCTCACGCTCCGGCAGCAGCGCATCGGCGAGTTTCAGTTCGACCAGAACATGAACCTCAACCTGACGGGCCAGATCGGGGAGAAGGTGCGCCTGAACTTCAACTATGACACCAAGGCCGCCTTCGACTTCGAAAACAACATGAAGCTCGACTACACGGGCTTCGACACGGACATCATCCGGAAGGTAGACCTCGGCAACGTGAGTCTGCCGCTGAATAATTCGCTGATTGTGGGCGGGCAGAACCTGTTCGGGGTGAAAACCCAGCTGCAGTTCGGGCGCATGAGCGTGACGGCCGTGGCCAGCACTCTGCGCGGCCAGGCCGACGAGGTGCGCGTGCAGAACGGCGGCCAGAGCCGGCAGTTTGAGCTCAAGGCCAGCCAGTACGAGAAAGACCGGCACTTCTTCTTGAGCCAGTTCTTCCGCGACCGGTACAACCTGGCCCTGCGCAACCTGCCCACCGTGCAGAGCGGCATCGAAATCCGCTACTTGGAAGTGTGGGTCACCAACGACAACCGCCAGAGCGACAACCTGCGCAACGTGGTGCCGCTCATGGACCTGGGCGAAGCCAGCCGCGTGTACCGCAGCCCGCTGCTGCTACCCGGCACCTTGCCCACCGTCGCCGCCAACAACACCAACAACCAGCTCCAGCAGCTGCTGCTGCCCAACGCCCAGGCCCGCGGCGAGTTGACCGTGGACAACTACCTGAGCGGCGGCAACGTGGCCGGCCAGCCGCTGGTGAAAAACGTGGACTTCGAGCACGTGCGGGCCCGCAAGCTCGACCCGCGCGAGTACACCTTTAATGCTCAGCTGGGCTACCTGAGCCTCAACACCCAGCTGCTGCCCGAGCAGGTGCTGGGCGTCAGCTACGAGTACCTCTACAACGGCCGCACCTACAAAGTAGGGGAGGTGGTGAACGACTACGGCAACCGCAGCCAGGACGAAGTGGTGTTTCTGAAGATGTTGAAGGCCACTAACCCCGCCGTGGGCCTAGCCGACCCCAGCCAGAACCCGCAGAACCTGAACCTGCTCACCCGGAACCTGCCCACCTGGGACCTGATGATGAAGAACGTGTACCCGTTGAATGCCTCGCAGCTCAACCGGGACAACTTCCAGCTGCAGATTGTCTACAAGGACGACGTGACGGGTGTGGATTTGATTTCGCTGAAGGAAGGCGCCCGCATCCAGAATCGCCCGCTGATTGAGGTGCTCAACCTCGACAACGTAAACCCCAACAACGACCAGAACGCCGACGGCAACTTCGACTTCTTCCCCGGCATCACCATTGACCCGGAGCTGGGTAAGGTGATATTCCCGGTGGTGGAGCCCTTCGGTAGCTACCTGCGCAGCCAGTTTGATACGCTGGGCGTGACGCCTGGCTCGGACCCCGCCAACGAGCGGCTGCTGGCCCGCAAGTACGTCTACGACGCCCTCTACAACCAGGTGCAGAGCGACGCCCAGCAGGTGACCGAGAAAGACAAGTTTGTGCTGCGCGGCCGGTTCCAGGCCACCGCCACCGACGAGATTACGCTGCCCGGTTTGGGCATTGCGGTGGGCTCGGTGCGGGTGCGCGCCGGCTCGGTGCTGCTGGAAGAAGGCCGCGACTACCAGGTGTTCTACGACCAGGCCAAGGTGAAAATCCTGAACCCGGCCTACCTCAACTCGGCCAACGAGCTGCGGGTGGAGTTCGAGAAAAACGCACTGGTGCAGGTGCAGCCGCGCCGCCTGCTCGGGGCCCGCTTCGACTACCGCCTCAACCAGGACGTGAACTTCGGGGCCACGGTGCTGCACTTGCGCGAAAACCAGGCGCCGGGTATCAACCGCGTGAATATCGGCGACGAACCGGGCAACAACACCA
Proteins encoded in this region:
- the ruvA gene encoding Holliday junction branch migration protein RuvA — protein: MIAYIEGKLAYKDHAQAILDVSGIGYEVRISLSTFSKLPAEGDKAKLYTFQHIKEDAHTLYGFLDPSEKALFMQLISVSGIGPGTGIVMVSSMSVGEIRQAIVNEDVRAIQSIKGVGPKTAQRVILELRDKLRKDELLAKAGVDTVPLARAHNTSRSEALSALVTLGFARAAAEKNLDQIQKRYGNDLSVEELIKFALKSN